The genomic region TACTAAAAAAGGTGGTGGATCTACAAGTAACGGTCGTGATTCCCATTCAAAACGTTTAGGAGCTAAACGTTCAGATGGACAACTCGTTTCTGGTGGTTCAATTTTGTACCGTCAACGCGGAACAAAAATCCATCCAGGTGCTAATGTAGGCAGAGGTGGCGACGATACACTATTTTCCAAAATCGATGGAATCGTTCGTTTCGAACGTGTTGGTCGTAATAAAAAACGCGTATCCGTTTACCCTAACGCTCAATAATGATTGGTATTACCAATCACACCATTTTCATACACACAACTACTT from Jeotgalibaca dankookensis harbors:
- the rpmA gene encoding 50S ribosomal protein L27 gives rise to the protein MLKLNLQLFATKKGGGSTSNGRDSHSKRLGAKRSDGQLVSGGSILYRQRGTKIHPGANVGRGGDDTLFSKIDGIVRFERVGRNKKRVSVYPNAQ